One Cricetulus griseus strain 17A/GY chromosome 5, alternate assembly CriGri-PICRH-1.0, whole genome shotgun sequence genomic window carries:
- the Ncstn gene encoding nicastrin: MATTRGGSGPDPGSRGLLLLLSFSVILAGLCRGNSVERKIYIPLNRTAPCVRLLNATHQIGCQSSISGDTGVLHVVEREEDLQWVLTDGPNPPYMVLLEGKLFNRAVMEKLKGRTSRIAGLAVTLAKPNSTSSFSPSVQCPNDGFGIYSNSYGSEFAHCKQTLWNELGNGLAYEDFSFPIFLLEDENETKVIKQCYQDHNLAQNGSAPRFPLCAMQLFSHMHAVISTATCMRRSFIQSTFSINPEIVCDPLSDYNVWSMLKPINTSGALEPDDRVVVAATRLDSRSFFWNVAPGAESAVASYVTQLAAAEALHKASDVATLPRNVMFVFFQGETFDYIGSSRMVYDMENGKFPVRLENIDSFVELGQVALRTSLDLWMHTDPMSQKNESVKNQVEDLLVTLEKSGAGVPEVVLRRQNQSQALPPSSLQRFLRARNISGVVLADHSGSFHNRYYQSIYDTAENINVTYPERQSPEEDLNFVTDTAKALANVATVLARALYELAGGTNFSDSIQADPQTVTRLLYGFLVRANNSWFQSILRQDLRSYLDDGPLQHYIAVTSPTNTTYVVQYALANLTGKVTNLTREQCQDPSKVPNESKALYDYSWVQGPLNSNKTERLPRCVRSTVRLARALSPAFELSQWGSTEYSTWAESRWKDIQARIFLVASKELEFITLTVGFGILIFSLIVTYCINAKADVLFVAPREPGAVSY; encoded by the exons ATGGCTACAACTAGGGGCGGCTCTGGGCCTGACCCAGGAAGTCGGGGTCTTcttctccttctgtctttttcCGTGATACTGGCAG GATTGTGTCGGGGAAACTCAGTGGAGAGGAAAATCTACATCCCCTTAAATAGAACAGCTCCTTGTGTCCGCCTGCTCAATGCCACTCATCAGATTGGCTGCCAGT CTTCTATTAGTGGGGATACAGGGGTTCTCCACGtagtggagagagaagaggaccTGCAGTGGGTGTTGACAGATGGCCCCAACCCCCCTTACATGGTTCTACTGGAGGGCAAGCTCTTTAACAG GGCTGTGATGGAAAAGCTGAAGGGGAGAACAAGCAGAATTGCTGGTCTTGCAGTGACTCTAGCCAAGCCCAACTCAACTTCAAGCTTCTCTCCTAGTGTGCAGTGCCCAAATGATGGGTTCG gTATTTACTCCAACTCCTATGGGTCAGAGTTTGCTCACTGCAAACAGACATTGTGGAATGAACTGGGCAATGGCTTGGCTTATGAAGACTTTAGTTTTCCCATCTTTCTTCTTGAAGATGAGAACGAGACCAAGGTCATCAAGCAG TGCTATCAAGATCACAATCTGGCTCAGAACGGCTCTGCACCAAGATTCCCACTGTGTGCCATGCAGCTCTTCTCACACATGCATGCCGTCATCAGCACCGCCACCTGCATGCGGCGCAGCTTCATCCAGAGCACCTTCAGCATCAACCCAG AAATCGTCTGTGACCCCTTATCCGACTACAACGTATGGAGCATGCTGAAGCCTATAAATACATCTGGGGCATTAGAACCCGATGACAGGGTTGTGGTTGCTGCCACCCGG CTGGATAGCCGGTCCTTTTTCTGGAATGTGGCCCCAGGGGCAGAAAGTGCTGTAGCCTCCTATGTCACTCAGCTGGCTGCAGCTGAAGCTTTGCACAAGGCATCCGATGTGGCCACCCTACCCCGCAATGTGATGTTTGTCTTCTTCCAGGGG GAAACTTTTGACTACATTGGCAGCTCAAGGATGGTCTATGACATGGAGAACGGCAAGTTTCCTGTGCGGCTAGAGAACATTGACTCATTTGTGGAGCTGGGACAG GTGGCCTTAAGAACTTCACTAGATCTCTGGATGCACACAGATcccatgtctcagaaaaatgaaTCTGTGAAGAACCAG GTGGAGGACCTTCTGGTCACTCTGGAGAAGAGTGGTGCTGGTGTCCCTGAAGTTGTCCTCAGGAGACAGAATCAGTCACAGGCCCTTCCACCATCATCTCTACAACGATTTCTTCGGGCTCGAAACATCTCTGGTGTGGTACTGGCTGACCACTCTGGTTCCTTCCATAACCG GTATTACCAGAGCATTTATGACACTGCTGAGAACATTAACGTGACCTATCCTGAGcggcagagcccagaagaggatCTGAACTTTGTGACAGACACTGCGAAG GCACTGGCGAATGTGGCCACAGTGCTGGCACGAGCATTGTATGAGCTTGCAGGAGGAACCAACTTCAGTGACTCGATTCAGGCTGATCCCCAAACA GTTACACGTCTGCTCTATGGGTTCCTGGTTAGAGCCAACAACTCATGGTTTCAGTCTATCCTCAGACAGGACCTAAGGTCCTATTTGG ATGATGGACCTCTTCAACATTACATCGCTGTCACCAGCCCTACCAACACGACTTACGTTGTACAGTATGCCTTGGCAAACCTGACTGGCAAGGTGACCAACCTCACCCGAGAGCAGTGCCAGGATCCAAGTAAAGTCCCAAATGAGAGCAAGGCT CTGTATGATTACTCATGGGTACAAGGCCCTTTGAATTCCAACAAGACAGAGCGGCTCCCTCGGTGTGTGCGCTCCACAGTACGGCTGGCCAGGGCCTTGTCCCCTGCCTTTGAACTGAGTCAGTGGGGCTCCACAGAGTATTCTACATGGGCCGAGAGCCGCTGGAAAGACATCCAAGCTCGGATATTCCTAGTTGCCAGCAAAGAACTTGAG TTTATCACCCTGACCGTGGGCTTCGGCATCCTCATCTTCTCTCTCATCGTCACTTACTGCATCAATGCCAAAGCCGATGTCCTTTTCGTTGCTCCCCGAGAGCCAGGAGCCGTGTCTTACTGA